The following coding sequences lie in one Rutidosis leptorrhynchoides isolate AG116_Rl617_1_P2 chromosome 4, CSIRO_AGI_Rlap_v1, whole genome shotgun sequence genomic window:
- the LOC139842654 gene encoding uncharacterized protein, with protein MPDVPYQINGVHYSRGYYLGDGIYPTWAAFVKEFSSDVDEKCTYFTKKQASAHKDVERTFGILQGRWHILQQPARAYEVNIMRQLMYTCIVIHNIIIEDNGYNLAKNDWVVEPVQHIQRTWIDRCDARARRTRELRDREVHECIRSDLVEHLWDLRDDL; from the coding sequence ATGCCCGACGTTCCTTATCAAATAAACGGGGTTCATTACAGCAGAGGGTATTATTTAGGTGACGGTATTTACCCAACTTGGGCGGCATTTGTTAAGGAATTTTCAAGTGATGTTGACGAAAAATGTACTTACTTTACAAAGAAACAAGCGAGCGCTCACAAAGATGTTGAAAGAACGTTTGGGATCCTACAAGGCCGTTGGCATATTCTTCAGCAACCCGCACGGGCTTACGAGGTGAACATAATGAGACAACTAATGTACACGTGCATCGTGATACACAACATCATTATCGAAGACAATGGATACAACCTTGCTAAGAATGATTGGGTAGTTGAGCCCGTTCAACATATACAACGTACTTGGATCGATAGGTGCGACGCTCGTGCAAGAAGAACAAGGGAGTTACGTGATAGAGAAGTGCATGAATGCATACGATCTGATTTGGTTGAACATTTGTGGGATCTTCGTGACGACTTATGA
- the LOC139842653 gene encoding uncharacterized protein: protein MASYLLSYDSDSEDERIIALIQHLEDDDDEVESDRVPRSRIYIPRNREEAGENLWKDYFSDTPVFPPYKFKRRFRMRIELFLRISQGISNFDSHDTPEHFRFFRERFDAIGRPTFTILQKMTSALRQLAYGTADDMFDEYLKMSEQISILCLDNFCKCIITLYKERYMRSPNAYDVQRLYSKHEEKHGFKGMLRSIDCMHWEWKNCPVALKGQYTRGDHKKPTIMLEAVASYDLWIWHAFFGMAGSNNDINVLNQSYVFDKLKKGTTPLAPFEVNGNQYTKGYYLADGIYPDWATLVKGFACPTDDPRIKFTRFQASVRKDVERAFGVLQGFALSDWEEEFITEDMENRPERIPNRGRDQDVIIREIRDRTSLWFQKVTTLVTESHRRLFAPSEDIMCGSREGNMSGFQIGKRDLKTPFYYLKRR, encoded by the exons ATGGCATCGTATTTACTTAGTTACGATTCCGATTCGGAAGACGAGCGTATTATTGCACTAATTCAACATttagaagatgatgatgacgaaGTCGAATCCGACCGTGTTCCAAGATCACGAATTTATATTCCAAGGAATCGTGAAGAAGCCGGAGAAAACTTATGGAAGGATTATTTTAGTGACACACCCGTGTTTCCGCCATATAAATTTAAAAGGCGTTTTCGTATGCGGATTGAACTATTTCTCCGAATATCGCAAGGTATTTCTAATTTCGATTCTCATGATACTCCCGAGCATTTTAGATTTTTTAGGGAACGTTTTGATGCTAtcggtcggccgacttttacaatatTGCAAAAAATGACTTCGGCTCTACGCCAATTGGCGTATGGAACTGCCGATGATATGTTTGATGAATATTTAAAAATGAGTGAGCAAATCTCAATACTTTGTTTAGATAACTTTTGTAAATGTATTATTACATTATACAAAGAACGTTACATGAGATCTCCCAATGCATACGATGTTCAACGTTTATATAGTAAACATGAAGAGAAACATGGTTTTAAGGGTATGCTCAggagtattgattgtatgcattgggagtgGAAGAATTGTCCCGTTGCTTTGAAGGGACAATACACTAGGGGTGATCACAAGAAACCTACCATTATGCTTGAAGCAGTTGCTTCGTATGACTTGTGGATTTGGCATGCATTTTTTGGAATGGCGGGTTCCAACAATGATATAAATGTTTTGAATCAATCCTATGTTTTTGATAAACTTAAAAAGGGAACAACTCCACTAGCACCATTTGAGGTAAACGGTAATCAGTACACAAAAGGCTACTACTTAGCTGACGGTATATATCCTGACTGGGCTACTCTAGTCAAAGGTTTTGCGTGTCCGACAGATGATCCAAGGATTAAGTTTACTAGGTTTCAAGCTAGTGTCCGAAAGGATGTAGAGAGGGCATTTGGGGTTCTTCAAG GATTTGCGTTAAGTGATTGGGAGGAAGAGTTCATTACCGAAGATATGGAGAATCGTCCGGAACGGATACCGAATAGAGGACGGGATCAAGACGTTATCATCCGAGAAATAAGAGATAGGACG tcactgtggtttcaaaaagttacaACTTTAGTCACGGAATCTCACAGACGTTTATTTGCTCCGTCAGAAGACATCATGTGCGGATCACgtgaggg GAACATGTCTGGTTTTCAAATTGGGAAACGAGATCTGAAAACCCCTTTTTATTATTTGAAACGAAGATGA